A single window of Nicotiana tomentosiformis chromosome 1, ASM39032v3, whole genome shotgun sequence DNA harbors:
- the LOC138891548 gene encoding uncharacterized mitochondrial protein AtMg00860-like — MDISGLICPKEGGMTVVTNDKNKLIPTRTVTGWRVYMDYRKLNKVARKDHFPLLFLDEMLDRLADYKVLARYDKMNLVLNWEKCHFMVEEGIVLGHKISKKGIEVDKAKIEVVSKLPPLTSMKGVQSFLSHAGFYRRFIKDFSKVVNPLCKLLEKDAKFNSNDDCMRAFELLKFKLTTTPMRAMHQQDLSSDPLC; from the exons atggacatCTCCGGTTTAatatgtcccaaagaagggggcatgacggtggtcaccaatgacaagaataagttaattcctacaagaacagtgaccggttggagagtgtatatggactatcgcaagctcaacaaagtcgcAAGGaaagatcactttccacttctCTTCCTAGAcgaaatgcttgataggttggccgatt ataaagtgttggcaaggTATGACAAAATGAAtctggtgctcaattgggagaagtgtcatttcatggtcgaggaaggcattgtccttggccacaaaatctcaaagaaaggaattgaagttgacaaggcaaagattgaggtggtttctaaacttccacctctaaCTTCGATGAAAGGTGTGCAGAGTTTCTTAAGCCATGCGGGGTTTTACcggcgtttcatcaaagatttctctaaggtggtgaatccgttgtgcaagcttcttgagaaagacGCTAAGTTTAACtccaatgatgattgcatgagagcctttgaattgttaaagttcaagttgacaaccactcccatgaGAGCAATGcatcaacaagatctttcatctgatccactatgctag